In the genome of Epinephelus lanceolatus isolate andai-2023 chromosome 18, ASM4190304v1, whole genome shotgun sequence, one region contains:
- the LOC117268183 gene encoding trinucleotide repeat-containing gene 6A protein-like isoform X1 — MAPIRDSVSHSPNQTGLEHPGLDLQYEPSPWSSGSPCSSDSNSNWGKVLVDGSTDKPNNPSSTNSSVWPPSSSSFSCSSSSSSSGCGSGSDPELASECMDADSSSSIGSEKNLAAVTTVMMMSANASPSVSSTASSPSSSMVTSAMMVSVSVNGDSNGNARQVIGGGMGTISSANNGNNNVTGSSHYSVAGSSSIGSNNMGNHNNKPVNNSGVWGSNMGTTGGSTPCINGGLNPNTLNPNANHGAWPQSSTPSPVPQGQRPTQAAGMGSKLGIAPQQAPMLGWGGMAAPNNSSMMEDTEVNNGTASSKVLGSSNSGNGGLQPTNLNTESNGPNNTIMMNTTTTTTNATMTSSPPNSTASPPLSGDCSWGSIGGGNGGPLANGNPSSAPQHPQGELGGPGAFGTPWGATTYPGDKGPPNADTVNPQNPALMQAGNPQISSTAAYKSNNNHNNTGAPRWDQGPANNPNQPQGNLSWGIGSNQLPGSAGQTPGNGNQTTMGPPAGIPRPWGSSASSSSSSSSSSSTSNNKMSNGEWGSTAPGNNHSDAGSHKGSSANNGWKSLEDDAMGMGGGGGGGGSHGLGSVTGGWGRSGGSEGSGESSGGRSSSDRDSQPKGGNRRKVNHPVPLAVCRTDVDPRVLSNTGWGQTPIRQNTSWDVNSPVNKQLQGPRDERKHSSGGSGWGAPTPAAPSQTSGGWGGGPSSSGPGTGGSGWGERPASGWDSKGPASGGGGQSGWDDGSSYKGSNNSSNTWSNNINKDDRSNTWTNAPKPQQGWGSSSGNGSEGWGNGDGARAGGSNHWGEPQKGASSAGWDSDSDRSGSGCWSEPSRTNTSSSNTWVGSGGSNTPDQSTPNPGSNWGDSVHKPNPQSNSQGWGEPMKNNHGAQNWGEPNPKPSNEWGKGPESNMSRGNQAPNKPTGWLGGPMPTVGQKEEVATGWEEPSPESIRRRMEIDDGTGAWGDPGKYSGGSVNMWNRTGQSDQEAVGPSSQHQSHSSRSSMHPPQPIQPMAQDKSCSSGWGDPYPQKKESSTWEPPATPPVKVDNGTSAWGKPMDTSSSWDEPSRDNRESGSGWGKPAPGPKPMETWGGEEASMGNSWDQEEEVEIGMWNNSQQDSRSHDQNTWNYKHKGSNKMNKPVNKQDEPWMKPFINQFNSMNFSRDSPDDSMKTGAGMVQDKRMDMGSMGDFNGVMGKNPGSRHQLHKESAMDRSPYYDKLSVSPSAYNNAASDELSSNQSMSFSPSNSAQPIPCLDSGPSPAHSSPGGTRQNVNPMMGGSSVAQGRGGLQSQAPPQPNPRNQVPPPILPSQVPPSLLKYPGGNGGLNPLLSPQQVAVLNQLSQLNQLSQLNQINQLQRLLFQQQQQQQQKAQSQRAMPVGRPTEQTRPIGSSPSMMQPPRHLDPSLLKQAPPHKPYLDNYLSHNNPEMQKDAAALGSFSNFPLSLNSNLNVSLDMGVGGGSGGGAVSYKEPPQSRLKKLWATDPLEQNSKPGAMSSGLRLEDSPFYDFLSPGPSPLSPPGQSMGSVGDGWPPRANSPPPHGNTVTWPPEFRPGEPWKGYPNIDPETDPYVTPGSVINTLSINTVRDTDHLRDRNNGPSSSLNTTMPSNSAWSSIRASSHSGSLTSTAQSTSARPSESKWSPGGVSVSTPSLAHELWKVPLPPKALSVAAPSRPPPGLTSQKPSSASSGWDGSALRLGGWGSTESRYTPGSSWGDSSSSGRTQWLVLKNLTPQIDGSTLRTLCMQHGPLITFHLNLPHGNAVVCYSSKDEAAKAQKSLHMCVLGNTTILAEFASEEEINRFFAQGQSLATPSSGWQAIGSSQSRMDQSHPFPSRAPEPNQWNSSDLHGSSLWGGPNYSSSLWGSPSGTEAGRISSPSPISSFLPVDHLTGGGDSM, encoded by the exons ACGGAAGCACCGACAAACCCAACAACCCCTCTTCAACCAACTCTTCCGTCTggcctccctcctcttcttcattcTCTTGCTCCtcgtcttcttcctcctctggcTGCGGGTCAGGATCAGACCCTGAGCTGGCATCAGAATGCATGGACGCAGACTCTAGCTCCTCGATCGGCTCAGAGAAAAACCTCGCCGCTGTGacaacagtgatgatgatgtcagCAAATgcttctccctctgtgtcttctACAGcatcttctccctcctcctctatGGTGACTTCTGCCatgatggtcagcgtttcagtGAATGGAGACAGCAATGGCAACGCTCGTCAGGTAATTGGCGGAGGGATGGGAACCATCAGCAGTGCAAATAATGGAAATAATAACGTCACCGGGTCCTCCCACTACTCCGTGGCTGGGTCCAGCAGTATTGGCAGCAATAACATGGGTAACCACAACAACAAGCCCGTCAATAATAGTGGTGTATGGGGCAGCAACATGGGCACCACTGGTGGAAGCACCCCCTGCATTAATGGAGGGTTAAACCCAAACACTTTAAACCCAAATGCCAACCATGGTGCCTGGCCGCAGAGTTCAACCCCAAGCCCAGTGCCCCAGGGCCAACGGCCTACACAGGCTGCGGGGATGGGTTCCAAACTGGGTATAGCCCCCCAACAGGCCCCCATGCTGGGCTGGGGTGGCATGGCAGCTCCAAACAACAGCAGTATGATGGAAGACACTGAGGTGAATAATGGTACAGCAAGCAGCAAGGTGttaggaagcagcaacagtggaAATGGTGGCCTACAGCCTACCAACCTTAACACTGAATCCAATGGACCAAATAACACTATTATGAtgaatactactactactactactaacgCCACAATGACCTCTAGTCCACCAAACTCTACCGCCTCACCCCCACTCAGCGGGGATTGTTCCTGGGGCTCTATTGGAGGAGGGAATGGGGGTCCGCTGGCCAATGGAAACCCCTCATCAGCTCCCCAGCACCCCCAAGGAGAGCTGGGAGGTCCTGGGGCCTTCGGTACGCCTTGGGGCGCAACTACCTACCCTGGAGACAAGGGCCCCCCAAATGCAGACACTGTGAACCCCCAAAACCCTGCCTTAATGCAGGCTGGGAACCCCCAAATCTCCTCTACTGCTGCTTACAAGAGTAATAATAACCACAATAACACTGGGGCCCCACGCTGGGACCAGGGGCCCGCCAATAACCCAAACCAGCCTCAGGGCAACTTGTCCTGGGGTATCGGCTCAAATCAACTCCCAGGCTCTGCAGGCCAAACACCAGGCAATGGGAACCAAACTACAATGGGCCCTCCAGCAGGGATACCTCGCCCCTGGGGTAGCAGCGCGTCGTCTTCTTCCTCGTCCTCATCGTCCTCTTCCACATCTAACAACAAGATGTCAAATGGAGAATGGGGATCAACAGCTCCTGGTAACAACCATTCAGATGCTGGAAGTCATAAAGGAAGCTCTGCCAACAATGGCTGGAAGAGCCTGGAGGATGACGCCATGGGCATGGGAGgcggagggggaggaggtggaaGCCATGGCTTGGGGAGTGTCACTGGTGGTTGGGGTCGCTCTGGAGGAAGTGAGGGAAGTGGAGAGAGCTCCGGAGGCCGATCCAGCTCAGACAGAGACAGCCAGCCAAAAGGGGGGAATCGCAGAAAAGTTAACCATCCTGTACCCCTAGCTGTGTGCCGGACGGATGTGGACCCAAGGGTTCTGTCCAACACTGGATGGGGACAGACGCCCATACGGCAGAACACCTCCTGGGATGTCAACTCTCCAGTTAACAAACAGCTCCAAGGTCCCAGAGATGAAAGAAAGCATAGCAGCGGAGGCTCCGGATGGGGCGCACCAACACCGGCAGCTCCTTCCCAGACCTCTGGAG GTTGGGGGGGTGGGCCGAGCAGCTCAGGCCCAGGTACAGGAGGTTCTGGCTGGGGGGAGCGGCCAGCCTCTGGGTGGGACAGCAAAGGCCCAGCAAGTGGAGGAGGCGGGCAGAGTGGCTGGGACGATGGATCCAGCTACAAGgggagcaacaacagcagcaacacctGGagcaataacattaacaaagatGACAG GTCCAATACATGGACTAATGCTCCCAAGCCGCAGCAGGGCTGGGGTTCCAGTAGTGGAAATGGAAGTGAAGGTTGGGGTAATGGAGATGGTGCCAGAGCAGGGGGCAGCAACCATTGGGGGGAGCCCCAAAAAGGTGCCAGCTCAGCGGGCTGGGACAGCGACAGCGACCGGTCAGGCTCTGGATGTTGGAGCGAGCCAAGCCgaaccaacaccagcagcagcaacacttgGGTGGGGAGCGGAGGATCAAATACTCCAGACCAGAGCACTCCGAACCCAGGCTCCAACTGGGGCGACTCGGTCCACAAACCCAACCCTCAGAGTAACAGCCAGGGCTGGGGTGAGCCAATGAAGAACAACCACGGAGCCCAGAACTGGGGTGAGCCAAATCCCAAACCCTCCAACGAGTGGGGAAAAGGTCCTGAATCCAACATGTCCAGAGGCAATCAAGCTCCTAACAAGCCAACAG GCTGGCTGGGAGGCCCCATGCCCACAGTAGGTCAGAAGGAGGAAGTGGCAACTGGGTGGGAAGAGCCTTCTCCAGAGTCCATTCGCCGAAGGATGGAGATCGATGATGGGACAGGAGCTTGGGGAGACCCTG GTAAATACAGCGGTGGATCTGTCAACATGTGGAACAGGACTGGCCAATCCGACCAGGAGGCTGTGGGTCCATCCTCTCAGCACCAGTCCCACTCATCTCGCAGCTCGATGCATCCTCCTCAGCCCATTCAGCCTATGGCACAGgacaaaagctgcagttctg GTTGGGGTGACCCTTACCCTCAGAAGAAAGAGTCCTCCACGTGGGAGCCTCCCGCCACTCCACCTGTGAAAGTGGACAATGGAACGTCTGCCTGGGGGAAACCCATGGACACCAGCTCCAGCTGGGATGAGCCCAGCAGGGATAACAGAGAGTCTGGGTCTGGATGGGGCAAGCCTG CTCCAGGTCCCAAGCCCATGGAGACATGGGGTGGTGAGGAGGCGTCCATGGGCAATAGCTGGGAccaggaagaggaggtggagatcGGCATGTGGAACAACAGCCAACAGGACAGCAGATCCCACGACCAAAACACCTGGAACTACAAGCATAAAGGCTCCAACAAG ATGAACAAACCAGTCAACAAACAGGATGAACCCTGGATGAAACCCTTCATCAACCAGTTCAACAGCATGAACTTCTCT AGAGACTCTCCTGACGACTCCATGAAGACAGGAGCAGGGATGGTGCAGGACAAGCGCATGGACATGGGCAGCATGGGAGACTTCAATGGAGTGATGGGGAAGAATCCTGGGTCTCGTCACCAGCTCCACAAGGAGTCTGCCATGGATCGCAGCCCTTACTATGACAAg CTGTCCGTTTCCCCCTCTGCTTACAATAACGCAGCTTCTGACGAGCTCTCCTCCAATCAAAGCATGAGCTTTTCCCCTTCCAATTCTGCTCAGCCTATCCCCTGTCTCGACTCTGGGCCGTCTCCTGCCCACTCTAGTCCTGGGGGCACTCGGCAG AATGTAAACCCTATGATGGGTGGCAGCAGCGTAGCACAGGGCCGAGGTGGCCTCCAGTCCCAGGCCCCACCCCAACCCAACCCCCGTAACCAAGTGCCTCCACCCATCCTGCCCTCTCAG GTCCCTCCATCCCTGTTGAAGTACCCAGGAGGTAACGGAGGTCTGAACCCTCTGCTCAGCCCTCAGCAGGTGGCTGTGCTCAACCAACTGTCCCAGCTTAACCAGCTGTCGCAGCTCAACCAGATCAACCAGTTACAG CGTCTTCtcttccagcagcagcagcagcaacaacagaaagCTCAGAGCCAGAGAGCCATGCCTGTGGGACGACCGACTGAACAG ACACGTCCTATTGGTTCGTCTCCATCGATGATGCAGCCGCCGCGGCACCTGGATCCCTCCCTGCTGAAACAGGCCCCACCCCACAAACCGTACCTGGATAACTACTTGTCCCACAATAACCCAGAGATGCAGaaggatgctgctgctctcgGATCCTTCAGCAACTTCCCTTTAA GCTTGAACTCTAACCTGAATGTATCCCTGGACATGGGTGTCGGTGGAGGTAGTGGTGGTGGAGCTGTGAGCTACAAAGAGCCGCCCCAGTCCAGACTGAAGAAACTTTGGGCTACTGACCCTCTGGAGCAGAACAGCAAACCTG GTGCTATGTCGTCTGGGCTGCGTCTGGAGGACTCTCCCTTCTATGACTTCCTGTCTCCTGGCCCATCTCCCCTGAGTCCTCCCGGCCAATCAATGGGCTCGGTGGGCGATGGCTGGCCGCCCCGTGCCAACTCCCCCCCGCCCCATGGAAACACTGTCACCTGGCCCCCAG agtTCCGGCCCGGGGAGCCTTGGAAAGGTTACCCCAACATTGACCCTGAGACTGACCCTTATGTGACCCCCGGCAGTGTCATCAACACCCTCTCCATCAACACCGTCCGCGACACAGACCACCTCAGGGACAGGAACAACG GGCCATCCTCATCACTGAACACCACGATGCCTTCTAACAGTGCCTGGTCATCCATTcgtgcctccagccacagcggTTCCCTCACCAGTACAGCACAAAGCACTTCAG CCAGACCCAGCGAGTCAAAGTGGTCTCCCGGCGGCGTTTCTGTGTCCACCCCCTCCCTGGCCCATGAGCTGTGGAAGGTCCCCCTGCCTCCCAAGGCGCTGTCTGTGGCCGCCCCCTCCAGACCACCACCCGGCCTCACCAGCCAGAAGCCCAGCTCTGCCTCCTCCGGCTGGGACGGCTCTGCCCTGAGGCTGGGGGGTTGGGGCTCCACTGAGTCCAGATACACACCTG GTTCCAGTTGGggtgacagcagcagctcagggaGAACCCAATGGCTTGTTCTAAAAAATCTCACACCTCAG ATTGACGGCTCTACCCTGAGGACCTTGTGCATGCAGCACGGCCCTCTGATCACATTCCACCTCAACCTGCCGCATGGTAACGCTGTGGTATGCTACAGCTCCAAGGATGAGGCCGCAAAGGCCCAGAAGAGCCTGCACAT GTGTGTTTTGGGGAACACTACTATTCTGGCTGAGTTTGCCAGCGAGGAGGAAATCAACCGTTTCTTTGCACAAGGGCAGTCATTGGCCACTCCCTCCTCCGGCTGGCAGGCCATCGGCTCCTCTCAGAGCAGAATGGATCAGTCTCACCCCTTCCCCAGCCGCGCTCCTGAACCCAACCAGTGGAACAGCAGCGATCTCCACGGCTCCTCCCTCTGGGGCGGGCCCAACTATTCCAGTAGCCTGTGGGGGAGCCCCAGCGGCACCGAGGCAGGGAGGATCAGCAGCCCTTCTCCAATCAGCTCCTTCCTCCCGGTGGATCACCTGACAGGCGGCGGGGACTCCATGTGA
- the LOC117268183 gene encoding trinucleotide repeat-containing gene 6A protein-like isoform X2, translating into MAPIRDSVSHSPNQTGLEHPGLDLQYEPSPWSSGSPCSSDSNSNWGKVLVDGSTDKPNNPSSTNSSVWPPSSSSFSCSSSSSSSGCGSGSDPELASECMDADSSSSIGSEKNLAAVTTVMMMSANASPSVSSTASSPSSSMVTSAMMVSVSVNGDSNGNARQVIGGGMGTISSANNGNNNVTGSSHYSVAGSSSIGSNNMGNHNNKPVNNSGVWGSNMGTTGGSTPCINGGLNPNTLNPNANHGAWPQSSTPSPVPQGQRPTQAAGMGSKLGIAPQQAPMLGWGGMAAPNNSSMMEDTEVNNGTASSKVLGSSNSGNGGLQPTNLNTESNGPNNTIMMNTTTTTTNATMTSSPPNSTASPPLSGDCSWGSIGGGNGGPLANGNPSSAPQHPQGELGGPGAFGTPWGATTYPGDKGPPNADTVNPQNPALMQAGNPQISSTAAYKSNNNHNNTGAPRWDQGPANNPNQPQGNLSWGIGSNQLPGSAGQTPGNGNQTTMGPPAGIPRPWGSSASSSSSSSSSSSTSNNKMSNGEWGSTAPGNNHSDAGSHKGSSANNGWKSLEDDAMGMGGGGGGGGSHGLGSVTGGWGRSGGSEGSGESSGGRSSSDRDSQPKGGNRRKVNHPVPLAVCRTDVDPRVLSNTGWGQTPIRQNTSWDVNSPVNKQLQGPRDERKHSSGGSGWGAPTPAAPSQTSGGWGGGPSSSGPGTGGSGWGERPASGWDSKGPASGGGGQSGWDDGSSYKGSNNSSNTWSNNINKDDRSNTWTNAPKPQQGWGSSSGNGSEGWGNGDGARAGGSNHWGEPQKGASSAGWDSDSDRSGSGCWSEPSRTNTSSSNTWVGSGGSNTPDQSTPNPGSNWGDSVHKPNPQSNSQGWGEPMKNNHGAQNWGEPNPKPSNEWGKGPESNMSRGNQAPNKPTGWLGGPMPTVGQKEEVATGWEEPSPESIRRRMEIDDGTGAWGDPGKYSGGSVNMWNRTGQSDQEAVGPSSQHQSHSSRSSMHPPQPIQPMAQDKSCSSGWGDPYPQKKESSTWEPPATPPVKVDNGTSAWGKPMDTSSSWDEPSRDNRESGSGWGKPAPGPKPMETWGGEEASMGNSWDQEEEVEIGMWNNSQQDSRSHDQNTWNYKHKGSNKMNKPVNKQDEPWMKPFINQFNSMNFSRDSPDDSMKTGAGMVQDKRMDMGSMGDFNGVMGKNPGSRHQLHKESAMDRSPYYDKNVNPMMGGSSVAQGRGGLQSQAPPQPNPRNQVPPPILPSQVPPSLLKYPGGNGGLNPLLSPQQVAVLNQLSQLNQLSQLNQINQLQRLLFQQQQQQQQKAQSQRAMPVGRPTEQTRPIGSSPSMMQPPRHLDPSLLKQAPPHKPYLDNYLSHNNPEMQKDAAALGSFSNFPLSLNSNLNVSLDMGVGGGSGGGAVSYKEPPQSRLKKLWATDPLEQNSKPGAMSSGLRLEDSPFYDFLSPGPSPLSPPGQSMGSVGDGWPPRANSPPPHGNTVTWPPEFRPGEPWKGYPNIDPETDPYVTPGSVINTLSINTVRDTDHLRDRNNGPSSSLNTTMPSNSAWSSIRASSHSGSLTSTAQSTSARPSESKWSPGGVSVSTPSLAHELWKVPLPPKALSVAAPSRPPPGLTSQKPSSASSGWDGSALRLGGWGSTESRYTPGSSWGDSSSSGRTQWLVLKNLTPQIDGSTLRTLCMQHGPLITFHLNLPHGNAVVCYSSKDEAAKAQKSLHMCVLGNTTILAEFASEEEINRFFAQGQSLATPSSGWQAIGSSQSRMDQSHPFPSRAPEPNQWNSSDLHGSSLWGGPNYSSSLWGSPSGTEAGRISSPSPISSFLPVDHLTGGGDSM; encoded by the exons ACGGAAGCACCGACAAACCCAACAACCCCTCTTCAACCAACTCTTCCGTCTggcctccctcctcttcttcattcTCTTGCTCCtcgtcttcttcctcctctggcTGCGGGTCAGGATCAGACCCTGAGCTGGCATCAGAATGCATGGACGCAGACTCTAGCTCCTCGATCGGCTCAGAGAAAAACCTCGCCGCTGTGacaacagtgatgatgatgtcagCAAATgcttctccctctgtgtcttctACAGcatcttctccctcctcctctatGGTGACTTCTGCCatgatggtcagcgtttcagtGAATGGAGACAGCAATGGCAACGCTCGTCAGGTAATTGGCGGAGGGATGGGAACCATCAGCAGTGCAAATAATGGAAATAATAACGTCACCGGGTCCTCCCACTACTCCGTGGCTGGGTCCAGCAGTATTGGCAGCAATAACATGGGTAACCACAACAACAAGCCCGTCAATAATAGTGGTGTATGGGGCAGCAACATGGGCACCACTGGTGGAAGCACCCCCTGCATTAATGGAGGGTTAAACCCAAACACTTTAAACCCAAATGCCAACCATGGTGCCTGGCCGCAGAGTTCAACCCCAAGCCCAGTGCCCCAGGGCCAACGGCCTACACAGGCTGCGGGGATGGGTTCCAAACTGGGTATAGCCCCCCAACAGGCCCCCATGCTGGGCTGGGGTGGCATGGCAGCTCCAAACAACAGCAGTATGATGGAAGACACTGAGGTGAATAATGGTACAGCAAGCAGCAAGGTGttaggaagcagcaacagtggaAATGGTGGCCTACAGCCTACCAACCTTAACACTGAATCCAATGGACCAAATAACACTATTATGAtgaatactactactactactactaacgCCACAATGACCTCTAGTCCACCAAACTCTACCGCCTCACCCCCACTCAGCGGGGATTGTTCCTGGGGCTCTATTGGAGGAGGGAATGGGGGTCCGCTGGCCAATGGAAACCCCTCATCAGCTCCCCAGCACCCCCAAGGAGAGCTGGGAGGTCCTGGGGCCTTCGGTACGCCTTGGGGCGCAACTACCTACCCTGGAGACAAGGGCCCCCCAAATGCAGACACTGTGAACCCCCAAAACCCTGCCTTAATGCAGGCTGGGAACCCCCAAATCTCCTCTACTGCTGCTTACAAGAGTAATAATAACCACAATAACACTGGGGCCCCACGCTGGGACCAGGGGCCCGCCAATAACCCAAACCAGCCTCAGGGCAACTTGTCCTGGGGTATCGGCTCAAATCAACTCCCAGGCTCTGCAGGCCAAACACCAGGCAATGGGAACCAAACTACAATGGGCCCTCCAGCAGGGATACCTCGCCCCTGGGGTAGCAGCGCGTCGTCTTCTTCCTCGTCCTCATCGTCCTCTTCCACATCTAACAACAAGATGTCAAATGGAGAATGGGGATCAACAGCTCCTGGTAACAACCATTCAGATGCTGGAAGTCATAAAGGAAGCTCTGCCAACAATGGCTGGAAGAGCCTGGAGGATGACGCCATGGGCATGGGAGgcggagggggaggaggtggaaGCCATGGCTTGGGGAGTGTCACTGGTGGTTGGGGTCGCTCTGGAGGAAGTGAGGGAAGTGGAGAGAGCTCCGGAGGCCGATCCAGCTCAGACAGAGACAGCCAGCCAAAAGGGGGGAATCGCAGAAAAGTTAACCATCCTGTACCCCTAGCTGTGTGCCGGACGGATGTGGACCCAAGGGTTCTGTCCAACACTGGATGGGGACAGACGCCCATACGGCAGAACACCTCCTGGGATGTCAACTCTCCAGTTAACAAACAGCTCCAAGGTCCCAGAGATGAAAGAAAGCATAGCAGCGGAGGCTCCGGATGGGGCGCACCAACACCGGCAGCTCCTTCCCAGACCTCTGGAG GTTGGGGGGGTGGGCCGAGCAGCTCAGGCCCAGGTACAGGAGGTTCTGGCTGGGGGGAGCGGCCAGCCTCTGGGTGGGACAGCAAAGGCCCAGCAAGTGGAGGAGGCGGGCAGAGTGGCTGGGACGATGGATCCAGCTACAAGgggagcaacaacagcagcaacacctGGagcaataacattaacaaagatGACAG GTCCAATACATGGACTAATGCTCCCAAGCCGCAGCAGGGCTGGGGTTCCAGTAGTGGAAATGGAAGTGAAGGTTGGGGTAATGGAGATGGTGCCAGAGCAGGGGGCAGCAACCATTGGGGGGAGCCCCAAAAAGGTGCCAGCTCAGCGGGCTGGGACAGCGACAGCGACCGGTCAGGCTCTGGATGTTGGAGCGAGCCAAGCCgaaccaacaccagcagcagcaacacttgGGTGGGGAGCGGAGGATCAAATACTCCAGACCAGAGCACTCCGAACCCAGGCTCCAACTGGGGCGACTCGGTCCACAAACCCAACCCTCAGAGTAACAGCCAGGGCTGGGGTGAGCCAATGAAGAACAACCACGGAGCCCAGAACTGGGGTGAGCCAAATCCCAAACCCTCCAACGAGTGGGGAAAAGGTCCTGAATCCAACATGTCCAGAGGCAATCAAGCTCCTAACAAGCCAACAG GCTGGCTGGGAGGCCCCATGCCCACAGTAGGTCAGAAGGAGGAAGTGGCAACTGGGTGGGAAGAGCCTTCTCCAGAGTCCATTCGCCGAAGGATGGAGATCGATGATGGGACAGGAGCTTGGGGAGACCCTG GTAAATACAGCGGTGGATCTGTCAACATGTGGAACAGGACTGGCCAATCCGACCAGGAGGCTGTGGGTCCATCCTCTCAGCACCAGTCCCACTCATCTCGCAGCTCGATGCATCCTCCTCAGCCCATTCAGCCTATGGCACAGgacaaaagctgcagttctg GTTGGGGTGACCCTTACCCTCAGAAGAAAGAGTCCTCCACGTGGGAGCCTCCCGCCACTCCACCTGTGAAAGTGGACAATGGAACGTCTGCCTGGGGGAAACCCATGGACACCAGCTCCAGCTGGGATGAGCCCAGCAGGGATAACAGAGAGTCTGGGTCTGGATGGGGCAAGCCTG CTCCAGGTCCCAAGCCCATGGAGACATGGGGTGGTGAGGAGGCGTCCATGGGCAATAGCTGGGAccaggaagaggaggtggagatcGGCATGTGGAACAACAGCCAACAGGACAGCAGATCCCACGACCAAAACACCTGGAACTACAAGCATAAAGGCTCCAACAAG ATGAACAAACCAGTCAACAAACAGGATGAACCCTGGATGAAACCCTTCATCAACCAGTTCAACAGCATGAACTTCTCT AGAGACTCTCCTGACGACTCCATGAAGACAGGAGCAGGGATGGTGCAGGACAAGCGCATGGACATGGGCAGCATGGGAGACTTCAATGGAGTGATGGGGAAGAATCCTGGGTCTCGTCACCAGCTCCACAAGGAGTCTGCCATGGATCGCAGCCCTTACTATGACAAg AATGTAAACCCTATGATGGGTGGCAGCAGCGTAGCACAGGGCCGAGGTGGCCTCCAGTCCCAGGCCCCACCCCAACCCAACCCCCGTAACCAAGTGCCTCCACCCATCCTGCCCTCTCAG GTCCCTCCATCCCTGTTGAAGTACCCAGGAGGTAACGGAGGTCTGAACCCTCTGCTCAGCCCTCAGCAGGTGGCTGTGCTCAACCAACTGTCCCAGCTTAACCAGCTGTCGCAGCTCAACCAGATCAACCAGTTACAG CGTCTTCtcttccagcagcagcagcagcaacaacagaaagCTCAGAGCCAGAGAGCCATGCCTGTGGGACGACCGACTGAACAG ACACGTCCTATTGGTTCGTCTCCATCGATGATGCAGCCGCCGCGGCACCTGGATCCCTCCCTGCTGAAACAGGCCCCACCCCACAAACCGTACCTGGATAACTACTTGTCCCACAATAACCCAGAGATGCAGaaggatgctgctgctctcgGATCCTTCAGCAACTTCCCTTTAA GCTTGAACTCTAACCTGAATGTATCCCTGGACATGGGTGTCGGTGGAGGTAGTGGTGGTGGAGCTGTGAGCTACAAAGAGCCGCCCCAGTCCAGACTGAAGAAACTTTGGGCTACTGACCCTCTGGAGCAGAACAGCAAACCTG GTGCTATGTCGTCTGGGCTGCGTCTGGAGGACTCTCCCTTCTATGACTTCCTGTCTCCTGGCCCATCTCCCCTGAGTCCTCCCGGCCAATCAATGGGCTCGGTGGGCGATGGCTGGCCGCCCCGTGCCAACTCCCCCCCGCCCCATGGAAACACTGTCACCTGGCCCCCAG agtTCCGGCCCGGGGAGCCTTGGAAAGGTTACCCCAACATTGACCCTGAGACTGACCCTTATGTGACCCCCGGCAGTGTCATCAACACCCTCTCCATCAACACCGTCCGCGACACAGACCACCTCAGGGACAGGAACAACG GGCCATCCTCATCACTGAACACCACGATGCCTTCTAACAGTGCCTGGTCATCCATTcgtgcctccagccacagcggTTCCCTCACCAGTACAGCACAAAGCACTTCAG CCAGACCCAGCGAGTCAAAGTGGTCTCCCGGCGGCGTTTCTGTGTCCACCCCCTCCCTGGCCCATGAGCTGTGGAAGGTCCCCCTGCCTCCCAAGGCGCTGTCTGTGGCCGCCCCCTCCAGACCACCACCCGGCCTCACCAGCCAGAAGCCCAGCTCTGCCTCCTCCGGCTGGGACGGCTCTGCCCTGAGGCTGGGGGGTTGGGGCTCCACTGAGTCCAGATACACACCTG GTTCCAGTTGGggtgacagcagcagctcagggaGAACCCAATGGCTTGTTCTAAAAAATCTCACACCTCAG ATTGACGGCTCTACCCTGAGGACCTTGTGCATGCAGCACGGCCCTCTGATCACATTCCACCTCAACCTGCCGCATGGTAACGCTGTGGTATGCTACAGCTCCAAGGATGAGGCCGCAAAGGCCCAGAAGAGCCTGCACAT GTGTGTTTTGGGGAACACTACTATTCTGGCTGAGTTTGCCAGCGAGGAGGAAATCAACCGTTTCTTTGCACAAGGGCAGTCATTGGCCACTCCCTCCTCCGGCTGGCAGGCCATCGGCTCCTCTCAGAGCAGAATGGATCAGTCTCACCCCTTCCCCAGCCGCGCTCCTGAACCCAACCAGTGGAACAGCAGCGATCTCCACGGCTCCTCCCTCTGGGGCGGGCCCAACTATTCCAGTAGCCTGTGGGGGAGCCCCAGCGGCACCGAGGCAGGGAGGATCAGCAGCCCTTCTCCAATCAGCTCCTTCCTCCCGGTGGATCACCTGACAGGCGGCGGGGACTCCATGTGA